One genomic segment of Cherax quadricarinatus isolate ZL_2023a chromosome 73, ASM3850222v1, whole genome shotgun sequence includes these proteins:
- the LOC138854890 gene encoding mucin-22-like — protein sequence MGGTTTVGSTVYVVFSVGSTVYVVFSVGSTVYVVFSVGSTVYVVFSVGSTVYVVFSVGSTVYVVFSVGSTVYVVFSVGSTVYVVFSVGSTVYVVFSVGSTVYVVFSVGSTVYVVFSVGSTVYVVFSVGSTVYVVFSVGSTVYVVFSVGSTVYVVFSVGSTVYVLFSVGSTVYVVFSVGSTVYVVFSVGSTVYVVFSVGSTVYVVFSVGSTVYVVFSVGSTVYVVFSVGSTVYVVFSVGSTVYVVFSVGSTVYVVFSVGSTVYVVFSVGSTVYVAFSVGSTVYVVFSVGSTVYVVFSVGSTVYVVFSVGSTVYVAFSVGSTVYVAFSVGSTVYVVFSVGSTVYVVFSVGSTVYVVFSVGSTVYVVFSVGSTVYVVFSVGSTVYVVFSVGSTVYVVFSVGSTVYVVFSVGSTVYVVFSVGSTVYVAFSVGSTVYVVFSVGSTVYVVFSVGSTVYVVFSVGSTVYVAFSVGSTVYVVFSVGSTVYVAFSVGSTVYVAFSVGSTVYVVFSVGSTVYVVFSVGSTVYVVFSVGSTVYVVFSVGSTVYVVFSVGSTVYVVFSVGSTVYVVFSVGSTVYVAFSVGSTVYVVFSVGSTVYVVFSVGSTVYVVFSVGSTVYVAFSVGSTVYVAFSVGSTVYVVFSVGSTVYVAFSVGSTVYVVFSVGSTVYVAFSVGSTVYVVFSVGSTVYVVFSVGSTVYVAFSVGSTVYVAFSVGSTVYVVFSVGSTVYVVFSVGSTVYVAFSVGSTVYVVFSVGSTVYVAFSVGSTVYVVFSVGSTVYVVFSVGSTVYVVFSVGSTVYVVFSVGSTVYDVINVHRSSLILMLQGWLLATCLSILIQLFGITLHFHGVYLEGVPRVNTSATLSMTRPRGESGSDQPGCYFHPHTNRRADHRPASQLLTLGNCPPPPSRQLGVYW from the coding sequence ATGGGTGGAACAACAACTGTAGGTTCTACAGTTTATGTAGTGTTCTCTGTAGGTTCTACAGTTTATGTAGTGTTCTCTGTAGGTTCTACAGTTTATGTAGTGTTCTCTGTAGGTTCTACAGTTTATGTAGTGTTCTCTGTAGGTTCTACAGTTTATGTAGTGTTCTCTGTAGGTTCTACAGTTTATGTAGTGTTCTCTGTAGGTTCTACAGTTTATGTAGTGTTCTCTGTAGGTTCTACAGTTTATGTAGTGTTCTCTGTAGGTTCTACAGTTTATGTAGTGTTCTCTGTAGGTTCTACAGTTTATGTAGTGTTCTCTGTAGGTTCTACAGTTTATGTAGTGTTCTCTGTAGGTTCTACAGTTTATGTAGTGTTCTCTGTAGGTTCTACAGTTTATGTAGTGTTCTCTGTAGGTTCTACAGTTTATGTAGTGTTCTCTGTAGGTTCTACAGTTTATGTAGTGTTCTCTGTAGGTTCTACAGTTTATGTACTGTTCTCTGTAGGTTCTACAGTTTATGTAGTGTTCTCTGTAGGTTCTACAGTTTATGTAGTGTTCTCTGTAGGTTCTACAGTTTATGTAGTGTTCTCTGTAGGTTCTACAGTTTATGTAGTGTTCTCTGTAGGTTCTACAGTTTATGTAGTGTTCTCTGTAGGTTCTACAGTTTATGTAGTGTTCTCTGTAGGTTCTACAGTTTATGTAGTGTTCTCTGTAGGTTCTACAGTTTATGTAGTGTTCTCTGTAGGTTCTACAGTTTATGTAGTGTTCTCTGTAGGTTCTACAGTTTATGTAGTGTTCTCTGTAGGTTCTACAGTTTATGTAGCGTTCTCTGTAGGTTCTACAGTTTATGTAGTGTTCTCTGTAGGTTCTACAGTTTATGTAGTGTTCTCTGTAGGTTCTACAGTTTATGTAGTGTTCTCTGTAGGTTCTACAGTTTATGTAGCGTTCTCTGTAGGTTCTACAGTTTATGTAGCGTTCTCTGTAGGTTCTACAGTTTATGTAGTGTTCTCTGTAGGTTCTACAGTTTATGTAGTGTTCTCTGTAGGTTCTACAGTTTATGTAGTGTTCTCTGTAGGTTCTACAGTTTATGTAGTGTTCTCTGTAGGTTCTACAGTTTATGTAGTGTTCTCTGTAGGTTCTACAGTTTATGTAGTGTTCTCTGTAGGTTCTACAGTTTATGTAGTGTTCTCTGTAGGTTCTACAGTTTATGTAGTGTTCTCTGTAGGTTCTACAGTTTATGTAGTGTTCTCTGTAGGTTCTACAGTTTATGTAGCGTTCTCTGTAGGTTCTACAGTTTATGTAGTGTTCTCTGTAGGTTCTACAGTTTATGTAGTGTTCTCTGTAGGTTCTACAGTTTATGTAGTGTTCTCTGTAGGTTCTACAGTTTATGTAGCGTTCTCTGTAGGTTCTACAGTTTATGTAGTGTTCTCTGTAGGTTCTACAGTTTATGTAGCGTTCTCTGTAGGTTCTACAGTTTATGTAGCGTTCTCTGTAGGTTCTACAGTTTATGTAGTGTTCTCTGTAGGTTCTACAGTTTATGTAGTGTTCTCTGTAGGTTCTACAGTTTATGTAGTGTTCTCTGTAGGTTCTACAGTTTATGTAGTGTTCTCTGTAGGTTCTACAGTTTATGTAGTGTTCTCTGTAGGTTCTACAGTTTATGTAGTGTTCTCTGTAGGTTCTACAGTTTATGTAGTGTTCTCTGTAGGTTCTACAGTTTATGTAGCGTTCTCTGTAGGTTCTACAGTTTATGTAGTGTTCTCTGTAGGTTCTACAGTTTATGTAGTGTTCTCTGTAGGTTCTACAGTTTATGTAGTGTTCTCTGTAGGTTCTACAGTTTATGTAGCGTTCTCTGTAGGTTCTACAGTTTATGTAGCGTTCTCTGTAGGTTCTACAGTTTATGTAGTGTTCTCTGTAGGTTCTACAGTTTATGTAGCGTTCTCTGTAGGTTCTACAGTTTATGTAGTGTTCTCTGTAGGTTCTACAGTTTATGTAGCGTTCTCTGTAGGTTCTACAGTTTATGTAGTGTTCTCTGTAGGTTCTACAGTTTATGTAGTGTTCTCTGTAGGTTCTACAGTTTATGTAGCGTTCTCTGTAGGTTCTACAGTTTATGTAGCGTTCTCTGTAGGTTCTACAGTTTATGTAGTGTTCTCTGTAGGTTCTACAGTTTATGTAGTGTTCTCTGTAGGTTCTACAGTTTATGTAGCGTTCTCTGTAGGTTCTACAGTTTATGTAGTGTTCTCTGTAGGTTCTACAGTTTATGTAGCGTTCTCTGTAGGTTCTACAGTTTATGTAGTGTTCTCTGTAGGTTCTACAGTTTATGTAGTGTTCTCTGTAGGTTCTACAGTTTATGTAGTGTTCTCTGTAGGTTCTACAGTTTATGTAGTGTTCTCTGTAGGATCTACAGTTTATGATGTTATAAACGTCCACAGGAGTAGTCTCATTTTGATGCTTCAAGGATGGCTTCTCGCTACTTGTTTATCAATCTTAATCCAATTATTCGGAATTACTCTACATTtccatggagtatacctggagggtgtacctagGGTTAACACCTCCGCtaccctgtccatgaccaggcctcgcggtgaatcagggtctgatcaaccaggctgttacttccacCCACACACAAACCGACGTGCGGACCACCGCCCGGCTAGTCAGCTACTGACTTTAGGTAACTGTCCACCTCCTCCTTCAAGACAACTTGGGGTCTATTGGTGA